TCCAGAGCTTCTCTTGCTCCTCACCCCCAATTCAGTGTCTGCTCATGAGGAACACCCTGAAGATGAAGGCACtgcacaggaggaggaggaggggactGTGATTAGTTATGCCTGacttttctgcttgttttctcaCGCAGAAATTCCGTGAAGAAAAAAAAGCGACGATTTCCCAGATCCTCTCAGACCTTCCAACTCTGGATTAGGCTGCGTGGAACCAATTGCTTCTGTGGAAAAGTGGCCTCTTTAAGAGCACACGCGTGGCCAGTGGCAGACCTGAGGCCATGACCATGGAGTTTGGGCTCCATAGTGCCAATAATGCTGAGGAGTTATGCTTTGTGTTACTGGGGCGTGGGGTTGGGCTGTTACCAGGTTCATAAACCTCATTACAGTGGGGGCTCTTGGAATTTAAAGCATATCTGGTCAGTTATTATTGTTGTTGGAAGGTAATCCATGTTACCACGTTTACTTTTTCCCTGCTATTCTTTCTTCctatccctttttttccctcgGGAAGCTCgtgcagcagaaacagcagctgcctctgccccgAGTCGTGACTCAGCTGTCAGTAAGTGAAGGGATCTCTCGATTGACACGGAGTGGGAGAGCCAAACCCACCCTTTATGAATTGGAAGCGTTGATAACGGTAATAACCAAGCAGAGAATTGCTGCTCTGAATAACCAGTTCCCATCTGAGAATGGGATTAACGGTTTTCCACGTCCGTGGAAGCTGGGGTTGCGTGGAGCTGTACGTAGAGCAAGGGTTTGGTGGCTctacaaaatgaagaaatgaagaggAACTTCCAGTTGGTCTTAAAATCTTCTCTAAAACACCTTCAGCTTGGAAGGAGCATTCTTTGTGGCTGAGGAAGGGACTCCTCTGTGTCTCTCGTTCTGACTGATGGTTGGAGCTCTGTAAAGACTCATGAGCTGTTCCCAGCTTCTCCCTTTTAGCTCTTTCCatggttttccttctctccctcagttttgtattttgttatttaaaaaaaagacataaatatCCTACTGGCTTTAAAGCTaaagaaacagcttttaggaaTCCTTGGCAGTAAATTGCTTAGTCAGTAGAAGCTTTGACAAATAATCAAGGAGTAAGGAGAGAGGAAGCAATTTCTCCACCACCTTCTAATTGCAGGAATCCCCCTTAACCCACCACTTCCAGCTGTGACTGATGGAAATCTTCAGCTTGGCTTTACTCCAAGTAGGGGGCAAATTGCATCATTTTTAAGCCTTCTTAAAAGGTCACTTCATCCCGAGCTGTTGCATCTTTGTAGCACATGGAGCTCATCGCAGTTCTGaagtgatttttcctttttctaccACCGAGCCCCAAGTCTGGTTTTAGATTGCCATGTTTAACTAAGGAATAAATCATTGACTGATGTTACCGAATGTAAAAACAACCCACTCCAGACCATGCAGGTGTATTGTGAGgcttgtggattttttgggtgcTTCAACTCTCCAGGCAGTGTGTGATCTCTCACTACAGCCTCGTTCAGATCCGTGTTCCTCCCGCTGCCGCCGGAGCCGAGCCGCTCCCGCGGCGCCCGTTCCGCCTCGGTAGAGTTAGCTGGTATCACGTCATTCTTCATTTTGTTATTTGAAATAACAAAGGAACAGTCTgtaaatggggttttttttttaagttcctcGAGTCTGTTTACTGTGTGTTTTCCCCTTAACTCGTGTGCGTAGTTGAGCCGTGTAgagttttttgttggttttcctGGATTTCCCCCGTTTGTTGGTCTGTCACGACGTTcactttctctttctgtctctctctttctctctctcattgAGAGGCATTGAATTACGTTTTCAGTAGTAAGGCTTCTTGCCGATATGAAGGGAACTTTTCAGAAAGAGACCTGCTCTGGGTCATTTAATTTTGAATACAGTTTTCAATCGTTCAAGTTTTGGATGGTTTATATCTAAtgtgtgtttcatttttttggaaAGCTATATTTTGTATTTAGGAAATGGTATAACTATTTTGCTATTTGTACTGAGTGAGTACATTggcataaatataaaaatttatatatatacatatatataaaatattctttttgccACACATTTTTGTGGTAAATTTGTGAGTTTGTCTGATGTTCTACCACAACGTGGCGTCTGATAAcagtggggtggggtggggtttgTTATGTCTTTATTGAGTATTTAAGTACTTTTTGCAACATAAATAACGTGTTCATCTCTCGCCATTCCATCAGGCAGTGTTGGTCCAGCTGGCCACGAGAagctttgctctgtgtttgGTGTGTCCCTCACTCACAGCCTAGCCAGGAAACCCAGAGGCATTTAGgattatataaaaatgaaatattgggGTTTCCCTCAGAATGAGCCATTCAGCTTTTCTCCACTCTTCATTgcctatttaatattttattattagcGCCTCTGTGTTTTAACTCCTAATTTATGATTATGCTCAAATGTTGGAAATTTTAATCAGGACAGAAAGAATTCCCCGCTGCATCATGTCCAGAGCTGCTTTAACCCCGACCCAGActtcttctttctgtattttattttttttttttcccctgctaaGACAAAACATTACCAACATCTTGTAATGGTTCACAACACGaaagcagcagcccccagcagcgCCCAGGAGCTGCGTGGGGCTGCTCAGGCTGAGAACAATGGACCCAACAACGTCCAGAGGGCCGTGGAAGTCCATAGGCACTCACTGGGAAAGGAACTGGTGGTGTTTGCAGGATCTGTGTCCCAGGATGAGCTGTTGGGTGTCACCTGGGGCCGTTGGACACGGAAGGAGTGACAGGAACGACGGATTCGCTCGCGTGCTGCTTCAGTTTGCTCCTTGTTCCCAAGGGCTCTATCCATTTGTTGGTCAGTGCCAAGTCACCAGGGACCAATTCTCCATGGAACAGGATGAGTGCCCAGAAGAGAACCTCATCCCAAgcctgccacagctccagggaagggTATGTTTGAATTGTGGGCGTGTTTGAGGTCACTTAcgaagagaagagagaaaaaaaacatacacaaaaaaccaaccaaggGCTGTGCTATCCCAGTTTTCCCTTCTGGAAACACCTTCCTTTCCTCGTGTTAAATTTACCTGTTCATTTTAGGTCAATGTTTAAATGTACAACACTTTGAACATGTGATTTGGTTACAAGAAGTATTTGTGTGACTGAAGAGGTCGCTCAGCGGTTGGCGCGTGCTCGGCAGCGGCTCTGAGGGTGGAGGGGTTGGATCAGCCCCAAAAGAGCtcaaggacaggctgcaggGTGTCATGgcagggagcacagcctgagccaCGTCTGTGTTTTACCAGGGCCCTGAACATTCTGACGTTTTCAGCGGCTGAGGttgggcagcagagctcctctaTGACCCCAGGAGCACTGGCATCGTGTCTGGGCCCTTTGGGTGACGGAGGATCCTGAGGTACCAGTCCGTGTCAATCCAGCATCCCTGGGGGTCCCAGAGCACCCATTTGTGGGCACAGGTGAGACTTGAGGGAGATGGAGCTGCCAaccccccccatgtcccctcagcTTTTACCCTGAGTGTGCCCAGAGCCCACCCAGACACCAGGGAGCCAACACTCAGTGCACAGTTTGAGCTGAACATCTCCTCTGGCACGGAGTTACTGGTGCTTTGTGCTTAATTAACAGTTGTTTTCGTATTAATTGCCTCCTCACTGCCTGGTCTTGCAGCAAGCCAAACGCTTCGCTCTTATTTTAACACAAATCTAGTTCAAGAAGTAATTCCAGGCTGGCTGTTCTGAAGTGGGAGTGCACTCTCTGATCAGTGATTACGATTACTTCTAATCACTGACAGGGTGGCTGCTTCCCATGTAGTTTTGAGATAAAACAAGGCATGAGCAGTTAAACATAACCCTGGCAGGTTTTTACTGGAAGTGCCAAGTCTGGGCAGCTGTGTCAGTGGACATTCCCCTCACTTGCATAAgctgaactttattttttaaagtttccattgatattttgatttagaatcttaatttctaaaaggaaaatatgtccAAATGGacttttattcctgttttgtTGTGCCTCTGCTTGGCAAACTGTTGGGTTCCTTTTCCAGGGCCATtgtgggagagcagagggagcaaAGACATGGATCTGagtgaggggagcaggagagaggagagggagtTGCTTGGCATGCTCTGAGCTGTAGGTGGAAGGTGAGAACAGGAAATACTGCTGAGTGCTCATTAGTGCAGAGCTGAGTCTCAAGGAGTTGGGGGGGTTTGTGTTCAGGGGGGCTCGGGGCAGCTCCGTTCTGTAGAAGCTAAAAGGAAACAGCAGTGGGATGCTGTGTTTGTTCAGgggctttgttttaatttgggCTTGTTTAGTCTTTTGTGGCAGCCTCTGAGCACTTTGTGTTCCTGCTCgggccagctgtgccagctgtgccagctgtggtgCCCCGGGCAGGGCGTCTGTGCCACGGCGCCGAGGGTCAGCGTTGGAAATGGGGTAAACGTGttagaaacaaggaaaaatgcagCAGGGGGTAAACTCCTGCCAAAGGGAACTTGTGAAATTCTCTAGGGGAGTGGGGGACTCGGGGAGGTCACACAGGAGGAGAGGCTTTTCCTCTCCCAGTCTGTATAGGGATGTAAATATGCACTGCCTGTATATTCTAGgattatatatatgtatatagagGAGTCAGATTATTCTATATAAATAATAGTAGACACAGCATTAGAATACtgttatatttacatttttataaacatGAAATAATACTCCTTTTCCTCAGTAGGAGGTTTTTGTAGTAACTCATGAGTAGCTGTCTCACACCTCTCAGTCCTGGACGTGTGGCCCTGTTGGTGACGTGGCTCCAGAACTTGCTCTGCTTGGGAACCTCGCTGGGACCTGTGGCTTGCAAGCAGCTGTGGCcacttttgtatttttgtatctTTTAGTTCACACTTGCAGATGTAGTTTAGGATGGAACTGACACCCAGGCTGAGGATGGgcttcctgcagccctgagcatccctgggctTCCCCTGGGTCACTCCAGAGCCGTTTCCATCCCCggtctggcagcagctgctgcagacagggattgctggtggctgtgctgcccagggctaGGCTGACACCAGTCTGGGGTCTGGGATGTTGTTGTGTAGCAAAAGGTCCCTGTTGTGCTGGGTAAGGGAGGGGAAACTCCTCTGCCATTTCTCTTTATTCCTATGAGGGCAGGAGTCTGTAAACTCATTTTTTAACTGATTCATTAGTGCAACAGTCAAAATCTAGAGAACTCCTTGAAAGCCAGTGAAGCTCCCCTTGAATTCTGTCCGTGAGGAGCCTGCTGCGACTCGTGCTGATTTCTTTCTTGCAGGTTGTGTGAGGAATTAAACCCtaagaatcatagaatcataaaatatcctgagctggaaaggacccacagggatcatccagtccaaccccagccctgcacagaccccccaacaatcccaccctgggcatccctggcagcgctgtccaaaggctcctggagctctggtgGCTttggggccgtgcccattccctggggagcctgggcagtgccagcaccctctgggggaagagcctttcctgatatccaccctaaacctgccctgacaTAGCTCAGCCTTTAAATCAGGTCATACAATCAGTAATGTGTATTGTGTCCAACATGACTTTCAATTCCAAATCTGCGTTCCACTGGAATTCGTCCTGAGTGGATCAGTGTTGTCCTGGTACAGGTCTTCTTAAATCACCTCCACCACACTGAGAGCCAGTGTCCTCCTTTGTTCTCTTGGAGTTTGCAGGGCTGAACTCTGCTTTTTCCAGAGATTTGTCATTTTTGCTGTTACATTTCATTAAATTGCCCGGTGATATTCACTGTGTAGGGACAGGGCAAGGAATCCAGGGATTCCCTGCTCACTGACCCCTCTGTTCAGGTTCCAAGGCTCCCACACCCAGCAGCCCTCTGTGACACATTCCAGCTCCAGGCCTGGGATTAGGGAGGGGTCCTGTGTTCACCTGGCAGGTAAATGGCCTTGCCTTTGTTttggccctggagctgccccgtGGAACAGGATCTGACCCGAGTGCCCTGGGCCAGGACCATGGCTGCCCGTTGGGATAACGTGGCCAGGGGGAAGTTCCTGTTTGGAAGTGGCTCTTTGGGTGTTGCAGAACAGGGATCCCAATCCAGTATCCTTAGCAGCCTGCAGCATTCCTGAGGCTTTTTTATTCTGGATAAAAGGAGGCAATTTGAATTATTTCCACCTGAGCTGATGCTGAGTTAAGCTCCAACCCCTTCAGAGCAGAGCTCCAActtctgtctctgtccctgcacCTCAGGTGGGCTCTCCCCTGCCTGCCAGATGTTCTGGGTGCACCCTCGACCGCTGAGCTGCCTCTTCTGTGTCCTGCAATGTGAAAGTAGCACCAGATACTCCTTCGTGCAGTTCTGTGTATATGGCTTTCGTAGGTGGGTTTTCCAAGCACTGATTCCCGGTGTTTTCAGTTTGTCTATGAGGGGATATTTTATTTGCATCTATGTTTTTAGCTCTCCTGTGATAACTtgttgaatattaaaaaaaaaaaaatattttgcttctatTGGGACATTTGTATACTCGCAACTATATTTCTGTAAACAGCTGCAGTCGAGAATAAACGatgaaagttttcattttacaCTGTAAAGTCTTGTGATGGTTTTTCCAAGGGCATCTCCAGAGCCATGCCTGGGGcgcagcagctgctgcagaagagTGTCCTTGGGAATCACACTGACTTGGTGGTGTGGGACCCCCAGTAACCCCTGGGGGCTGCCCCACCCAGCCCCCAAATTGTGACCAAGGGAACATCTTCCATAGCCCGGGATCCCGTCTCAGGGACTGGGGGAGAGGCAGAGTCTGCCCCAGGGAGGTGAGACCAGGAGTCCAAAGCCAAGATGCTGGAAGTTACCCCGTCCTCAGCAGGATGTGTGGGTGCCTTACCCAGTGCCCTTTATCTGCAGCTTTGACACACTGAAAgtgtcctggggctggggaggcccAGGTGTGCTCCCctttgctgctcccagcctgcagcctgtGACCTCCCCAGGACCAGGGGCCACACCTGCTATCAGGTATTTCCTTGTTTTGAACTACTTCAGCAGGGCTAAGGAGAAACTGCAGCAAGAGCTGGGACCAACAATCAACCTGAAAGATTTCAGCAGATTTATCCAAAAAGCTTTACCCCAGAGTCTCCCCCTTCAGCCCTGGGCATCGCCCAGTGCCAGGGTGGGACACAACCCCCTGCCCCGGGGTTTTGTCCTTCTGGAGCTCATTATCCTGTGGGGCAAATGGTCCAAGAAATCCTCccttcctccatcccagcctccTTGTTCCTCAAGGCTCAGAGAAAGGCtccccctggcacaggcagccacACAAATGGGACCGAGCCAAGGGGCTTTGGGGTTTGGTGTTTATTggtgacacagcccctgcccagggaagccACCCCGCCCTCCCAAACCCCGTCACCACCACCCCAGTCACTGCCCGCTGGCTCTGGGCACCAGCGCAGCGGGGACAGGATGGCCTGAGCCACGCCCAGGTGCTGGGAGCGGCCTcgccctggcacagccaccaccacacctgggcaggtgtgtcctgcaggcagggcaggccaCGCCCTCACCTCCTCTTCACGAACTTCTTGGTGACGGCGTTGGGGttgaggcggcggcggccggcgcCCAGGGCGGCGTCGCGCAGGTGCAGGTGCGCGGCCCGGCTGTGCACGTCGTTCTCGGCGAAGGGAGAGGCCCCGGCCAGGTAGTCGGGGTCGAACACGTTGGTTTTCTGCCGGGCCTTGCGGGACAGGCGCTGCTGCGGGAAGCGCTGGTCCTCCACCAGGTGGGGGTTGTTGGCGTGCTTCCCGCCCTGCGGCGCCGGCAGCGGGTACTGCGGGAGAGAAGGGATCAGCCCCGGctcccagggaccccccaggtgCCCACGGCCCTCTGGAGAACGGAGCAGGGAAGCCCGAAAGCCCTGGGCTTCAAGCGCAACATCTGGAGGATGTTGTCAGTTTGATTCCTTCCAACCTGccagccacgggctgggctcccatccctgggatcccagTGGAAGAATTTATTCACAAAAAGGGTTGTTAAACGTGGGAAGGGGCTACCCAGGGGGGTGGTGGAATCCCCATCCCGGGAGGTGTGCAAGGAATTGACTGGAcctggcactcagtgctctgggctggctgaCAAGGGGAGGATCGGTCACAGGTTGGAGTCGATGATCTTGctggtcttttccaacctcagcgAGTCTGGGATTCTGTCCAGGTACTCACCCTGAGCCCCCGGGGGTTCAGCACCTTGGGGTTGCGGGAGAAATGCATGTGGAGACTCCCGTCGTCGCTGACGCTCACTGCCACCTTCTTGAGCGTCTTGTTACCGCAGTGGGGGCAGAACACCTTGGTCATGTCCGAGGTGGTCCTGCGAGGGTGGGACAGGGGGGTTCAGAGCTCCTGGGGCCGTGGAACACGGGCTCAGCCcgggctcagccccagccccagcacctgaAGCAGCCGTGGCAGCGCAGGATGTAGCTGCGGGCCCGGCGGATCAGCATCCCGTTCACAGCCAGCACGTGGAGACCCATCTGCAGCAGCACGTTCTGCAAGAGCAGGGACACGCCGGGGCCCGGCAGCTGGGACCTGCCagctggggcagccagagccCTACAGGCTCTGCAGGGGCCCCTGGGACCGAGACCCTGCTGGTGAGACACGcggagctgcagcccagcacccaCCTGCATGGCAAAGTCCGTGGTGACACAGCCGACCTGGACGCCGACGggagcagtgtcacagtgcccCGTGTCCTGCTGGGCCTGCTTCAGGTTGCTGGGAGTTATCCAGCCTTCGTCATCgctctcctcatcctcctcctcctcctcctcctcctcgccggCGCTGGCGCCACCTGCAGAGCTCCGGTGCTCctcggggggctcggggctgccGGCGATGGCCTGGGCCACGGGGGGCGAGGACGGTCAGGGTGGCCCGGAGGGGTCGGGAACGGCCAGCCAGAAACGGCAGAGCCAGCGCAGGGAGGAGACTCCAGAGGATTctcaccagcagctcccgcagctcctCCTCGATGCTGGGCAGGGGCGGCCGCCAGTACAGGAAGGATCCGAACTGGTCGCTctccgccggggccgggccgctgccggggccgggcgggcgcgggcCCTTCCCCGCGGGCCTGTGCTGGGGGCACAGCACGGGCGTCCCTCAGCCGGGGCTCCGCGGGGCGCAGCGCCTCGCCCTCCCGCCGGGCCTTACCTTGGCGGGCAGGTGGAAGCCGGCGAGGTGCAGGGGGGCCTCGGGGTGCCGCGGGGTGGAGCTGAGCCGCACCTGCGGGGCAGCACGGGCCGTCGGCGGGGCCGCTGGCACCGGGGCCCCGCGCCCGGGCCGCAGGAGCCGGGGCCCCGCGCCCATCCTACCTTGTCCTGCGGCTCCCAGCGGACGCAGCCGGGGCCGTCGATCTCGGCCTGGAGCTGGCACGTGAGGGCGAGCACCTGCAGGTCGGCGGCCGAGAGGCTCGGGTAGTCCCCGGTCTTCTTGGAGAACTCGGTCACTGCGGGCGGGGAACGGCGGCGCCgtcgggccgggccgggccgggccgggccgggcgggcggcggggccggtaCGGCGGGGGAAAggagccgggagcggggcccggccggCACTCACCGAGGCGCAGCAGCtcggggcgcgggcggcggaCCCGCAGCTCGCAGGGCAGCGCGGCGAGGCGGCGGCGCGCGGGCCGGTCGCGGATCTCGGCCAGCACCTCGGGCACGGTGTACAGCGCCTCTGCGATGTCCTGCGGGCAGCGCCGTCACACCGGCCCGTAACCCCTTgaccccctccccgccccgtcCCTCCGCTGTCTCCCCGGTGTTCCCCCGGTACCTGCAGCGGGGCCGCGCTCAGGAACGCGCCCGTGTCGGCCACGACGTGCGGAACGCGCGCCATGTCCGCGTGCCCCATggcccgccccggccgccgTCGAAGCGCCGCGGGAAGCGCACCGGGAGTTGTGGTCCGGGCACGGGGCACGCCGGGAGTTGTAGTTCAGTCGGGGCGCGCCGGGAGCGGCGCCGTGCCGCGGGAGCGCTTCCGGCCGGCGCGATCACGTGACGGGCCGGGGGTCACATGACGGCGGGAGCTGGAGCCGGGGAGCGGGAGCGGAGCGGCCGCCGGTAACGGGAacgggacggggacggggacggggacgggcacgggcacgggcaccggcccggcccggcccggcccggcccggctcggcgTCGCTTCCCGGCCCATCCTGAGGCGCTCCCGTCCGTCGGCCGGACACGGCCCGGTGGGGCGCTCCGGCCGCCgggagctgctcagcctgtgCCGGTACCGGCCGGGGACGGCGGGGCCATGGCGGGGCCCTTCGCCGCCGCCTCCTGTGCGCGGTGCCCGCAGCGCCCGGCCCGGTTCCgtgcggggctgcggggccggaCCGGCCGGCCCCGGGGCGGGCTCGGTGGTCGCTGCCGgagcggcggccccgcggctgTGCCGGGAGGCCAGGCCGGGCTGTCGGAAGCGGGAAGGCGCGGAGGAAGGGAGGCCTCGGCCTGGCCGAGGGGGATCCCGCCATGTGCAGGGGCCGGGagcggcccgggcccggcccggtcACGGCCCCGCTCGGCTGGGGGGTGTGCGGGGCGGGAAAGCGGCACCGGGCACCGGGCAGGTCTGGGGGGCCGGAGGTGTTGACGTGACCGGGGGTGTCAGAGCGAGGGCCAGAGAAATGGTGTGGAGTCAGCAAAAGAGGGAATGGGGAAGAGTCAGGATGTGAAGGAAGAAGGGAGACAGCCCCGCCGGGACAGGGCCGGGCACGGCCCCGGCGGAATCCgtgggatgtggggctggggacgTGAGCACCGGGAGGATCCGGTGTCCTCGGGGAGTCAGGGTGACCCGGGGGCCGGGTAACTGGGGTGGGAGTCTGGGAGTGACCCCTCACGGTGCGGGCAGGAGGCCGGGCTGTGTCcgggagccctggctgctgct
This Vidua chalybeata isolate OUT-0048 chromosome 11, bVidCha1 merged haplotype, whole genome shotgun sequence DNA region includes the following protein-coding sequences:
- the NOB1 gene encoding RNA-binding protein NOB1 — encoded protein: MGHADMARVPHVVADTGAFLSAAPLQDIAEALYTVPEVLAEIRDRPARRRLAALPCELRVRRPRPELLRLVTEFSKKTGDYPSLSAADLQVLALTCQLQAEIDGPGCVRWEPQDKVRLSSTPRHPEAPLHLAGFHLPAKHRPAGKGPRPPGPGSGPAPAESDQFGSFLYWRPPLPSIEEELRELLAIAGSPEPPEEHRSSAGGASAGEEEEEEEEDEESDDEGWITPSNLKQAQQDTGHCDTAPVGVQVGCVTTDFAMQNVLLQMGLHVLAVNGMLIRRARSYILRCHGCFRTTSDMTKVFCPHCGNKTLKKVAVSVSDDGSLHMHFSRNPKVLNPRGLRYPLPAPQGGKHANNPHLVEDQRFPQQRLSRKARQKTNVFDPDYLAGASPFAENDVHSRAAHLHLRDAALGAGRRRLNPNAVTKKFVKRR